Below is a genomic region from Chitinophagales bacterium.
GGCTGAAATGCGCCAATATGTGGGTGGTAAAGTCATCGGACATCTATTCGCTGGGATATGCCAATGCCGACATGTTTGAGACCACGCCGGAAAAGATGTACCGCGAAGCCGGCGGTTACAAACTGCGCGATAAGATCAATCAATTCAAGAAAGAGCAGAAGCTGCAGCATGCAGAGGCTGATAAATAACCAACGTATGAATCCGTTACACGAACTGATGCTGAAGATGGCCGATGATGCCCTGGTGCTGGGGCATCGAAACAGCGAATGGACGGGGCTCGGCCCGATCCTCGAAGAAGACATCGCTTTTTCCTCTATGGCGCAGGATCAGATTGGGCATGCATTGTCGCTCTATACCATTCTGCATGAAAAGGCAGGATTTGAAGAACCTGATCAGATGGCTTTCCTGCGCAATGCCGCCGGTTTCCGTTGTTGTCAACTGGTGGAATTGCCGATTGGTGAATATGATTTCAGCCTCGCGCGTCATTTCCTGTTTGATCACGCGGCAGCCATACGGTTTGAAATGCTGTCGTCGTCGTCTTACGAAGCGCTTGCCCGCCTGGCAAGGAAAATCAAAGGAGAATTGAAATACCATGTGCTGCATGCCAATTCATGGATCACCCGTCTCGGACACGGCACAGCGCTCAGTCATACACGCATGCAGTCAGCATTGAACTATGCTATGCCATTCGCACTCGGATTGTTTGAAACAAGTGATGGAGAGGATGAACTTATTGCGCAGGATATCTTCGCGGGTGAAAAATTATTACAGCAATACTGGGAGGAACGCATAAGGCTGCAACTCAAGAAGGCCGGGCTGGATTTTCCGGAAGTGAAGGACGATGCGATTTATTATGGAGGAAGACAGGGAAAACACACCGCTTTTCTTCCCCTGTTGCTTGCGGAAATGGCGGAAGTCATTAAACTGGAGGAGGGCGTGGCATGGTAACGGCAGCAACAACAGCAACCGGCAGCATTTTTTCTTCCTTGCAGGAAGTGATGGATCCGGAGATCCCGGTGTTGTCTGTTGTGGACCTGGGCATCATTGAAGATATCATAGTGGAGGAGGATTCCGTAACCATCATGATGCTGCCCACTTTTACAGCTTGTCCGGCCATCAGGCTGCTGCAGTCGCAGATACAACAGAAAGTGATGTCGCTCGGCTATCAGGATGTGCAGGTGAAGGTTGATGATTCCGTTACCTGGAATACCGACCGAATCACGGAAAAAGGAAAGCGCAGCCTTGCAGCATTCGGACTCGGAACACCATTACGCCATGCGGGCGATTTTAGCCTGGCGGATATTGAATATTCGGCATGTCCGCATTGCGGCAGCGGCAACACCACCATGAAATCCATGTTTGGCTCAACACTTTGCCGCAGCATGCATTATTGTTTTGATTGCCTTCAGGGCTTTGAACGGTTCAAGCCACTTTGATTGGTGAATATCGGATGGTGAATGATCAGTAGTCAGATAGTGAATGTATTAATGATTCCTAATTTTGTGACTTCACCATTCACCATTCACGATGACCGGTCTCTTCTTTGGTTCGTTCAATCCCATTCATACCGGCCACCTGATTATTGCTGAATCCTTGCGGCAGCAAGCCGGGCTGGATAAGGTTTGGTTCGTTGTTTCACCGCAAAATCCGCTGAAGGAATCAGGATTATTGCTCCCTGAAAAAGACAGGCTTCATCTGCTGAAGATCGCCATCAAAAGCAATAAATATTTTGTTGCGAGCGATATCGAGTTCCGGCTGCCGAAACCATCTTATACCATTCATACGCTGGAGATGATCGCCCGGCAATATCCGCGCAGGAAATTTGCACTGATCATGGGTTCAGACAACCTGCACATTTTCAGGCTATGGAAAGACTATAAAAAGATCCTTGATAACTATAAGGTGTTGGTGTATGACAGGCAGCAGCCTGCAACTCCGGAATTGATAAAGCATCCTAACCTTATGTTTTTTGATGCTCCCTACCTTGCTATCTCTTCTACGATGATCCGGCAACAGTTGACGGAAGGCAAATCCATCCGTTACCTCGTTCCGGAAAAAGTGGCTGCTTATATTCAGCGGCATCGGTTATACAGCAGAAAAAAACGGCGCTGAGACCCCTGTAAAGCAGAAAAGCCTCCCTGATGAAGGAGGCTTTTCCGGGAAAGGAATTAAATGATTATGCTAAACGTACGTTTACTGCATTTAAGCCTTTTTTACCTTGTGTTACTTCAAATACCACTTCATCTCCTTCGCGAATGTCCTGTGCGAGACCGGTTACATGTACAAAGATGTCTTGTCCGGTTGCGCTGTCATTGATAAATCCAAAACCTTTTGTGGTGTTGAAGAATTTTACTTTTCCTTTTTTCATTTTGTAATTAAAATTTTTGATTATTAAGGCGACAAATGTACGAAAATATTTTGCTAAACCTAATTTTTTTTGGATAGCTCCCGGCCAGGCAATGATCCGCTGCTTGCTCAGCTATTTAGCAGGGAAGAGAAAATGATTACCGTTTATCAAAACCGGAAACAGGCCGAAGGGCTGTCTGCACTGCAGGATTATCGATTGCCGACTTCATAATTCAATTCTACCACGCCGCAATTAAACCGGTGCGTAGAGATAAGTTGCAGATTTATTTTGTCTTTGATATCCTTAAACAACGGAATGCCTTGTCCGAGTATTACAGGATTAACGAATAGCCAGTAGCCGTCAATGAGTTGTTCTTGCATCAGTGAATGCGCAGCGGTCGGGCTGCCAAAGAGCAGGATTTCTTCTCCGGCCTGTTGTTTTATTTCCTGAATGTTGCGGGAAAGGTTGTCGCCGATGATTCGCGTGCTGGTCAAACCCGTTTCCGTCAATGTTGATGACAAAACAACTTTGTGAACTTTGCCATACCATTTTGCATGTTCGATATCGTGCCGGCTGGCTGCCGGCTTATCTGCCGCAGTTGGCCAGTAATTTTCCATCATCTGAAAGGTCACCCGCCCGTATAATGCCGTATCACCTTTGCCGATCCGTCTTTCTACATGTTGAAAAATTTCATCATCAACTTTAATCCAATCCATTTCGCCATTCAGTCCGGCTGCAAAACCGTCCAGCGAAATGTGCATGAATGAAATGATCTTTCTCATAAAATCCTGATTATTGTTGCGGTTAGTATTTAGTGGCTGCCAATGTACGCTATCTGCCTGTTTGCGATATTCCGGGTCATTTCATCAGCTATCAAGTTGACCGTACGCGCCATTCAGCCCGCTTCCCAAACATTGTTTTGAACAGCGCAAGTGATTCGGCGATTTACCGTCAGATGAGTCCGCGGCTTTTAAATTCAAGGTATTTGTTCACGGTATTGACCGACAACTCTTCAGGCCTTGATAAGATGCTTTGTATTCCATAGCGTTGCAATTCTGTGCCGAGCTGCATTTTTTCATGCAGGAACTGTTTCGCAATGGTTTGTTCGTAGATGTCATCGATGGCAGTCACTGTTTTCCTGCTGAAGTCTTCCACTTCCGCATTCTGAAAAAAGACAACTACCAGCAGGTGCAGCCGGTTGATGCGCCGCAACACCGGCAAAACCCTTTCCAGCGCGTAGCGGCTTTCAAAGTTGGTAAACAGGAATACGAGGCTTCTGCCATGCATGTGGTAGCGTGCACTCCGGTACAGCAATTCAAAATTTGCCTCCATGTTTTCTTCGCGCTGCGCGAAAAGTGCTTCCAGGATCTTCTGCAACTGCCTTCGTCCACGATCCGCTTTGATGAAGGTTTGATATTTATCGGCAAAAGACATCAGTCCTGCCTTATCACTTTTACGAAGGGCCAGGTTGGCCATTACCAGCGAAGTATTCACGGCATAATCGAGCAGGCTCATGCCATGAAAGGGCATCCGCATGGTGCGGCTCCTGTCAATCACGACATATACCTGCTGCGCTTTTTCATCTGCATAACGGTTAACCATCATGGTATGACGGCGGCCCGATGCCTTCCAGTTGATGCTGCGGTGATCATCACCACGTACATATTCTTTTATTTCTTCAAACTCATAGCTGTGACCAATACGCCTGAGTTTCCTGATGCCTTCATGGGTTGCAATGGTTGAAATGGCCTTCAATTCAAACCGCTTCATCTGCACGATGGATGGATACACATGTATTTCGGCGCTTGCACCAATGACCAGGCGTCTGTGGCAGAGCCCGATGCCTGTTGTCAGCAACAGGTTAAGATCGCCGAAGTGATAGTTGCCGCGTGTCACCGGAAGAAGGCTGTAGGTGATATGCTTCTTTTCCCCGGGTACAATATTGAAGTGAAAGGAAAAGTCACGCCGTTGAAATTGTTCAGGCAGTTCATCAATCAGCCTGATACGCAGTGATAAGGTGCTGTTGTTTTCCAGCGCAACCACCACACTGTTCTCATCGCCCAGCGAAAATATCTTTTGCATGATGCGCTTTCCACTCATCTTCACCGAAGGATTAAAAAGCAGGGCCGCATCTGCTACCGTGATGGCAGCGAGCAGGACGAGTAACAACTGCGCTACGACAAAAAGGAACGGCAGAAAAAAGCTGACGGAAAAGAGAGCTGCTGTTGCGCCGGCGATAATAAAAAGGCGATTCGACAAATACAGGTGCCGCAGGAGGTACATCATCGGGGCACTTCAATTTTGCGGATGATCTCACTGATCACTTCTTCCACTTCCATGCCTTCCATCTCTCTTTCTGGCGTAAGAATGATACGGTGGTTCAATACCGGATAACTTACAAACCGGATATCGTCAGGTGTTACGAAGTCGCGGCCTTTGATAGCTGCCAGGGCTTTTGACGAACGCAGCATGGCAAGTGATGCACGCGGTGAAGCACCTAAAAACAAGTCGCCATGGTTGCGTGTCTGATGCACAATCTGCGCAATGTATGCCACCAGTTCATCTTTAATATGCACGCGCTCTGTCAGCTGCCGGCATGCTGCAATATCAGCGGCAGAAAATACCGGCTGCACCTCCTCCGATTTGCGGTTGCTGAAATCTTCTTTAAACAGCGCAATGATTTTTGTTTCTTCCTCCAGTGAAGGATAATTGATTTTCACCCTGAAAAGAAAACGGTCGAGCTGCGCCTCCGGCAGTTTATAAGTGCCTTCCTGCTCAATAGGGTTCTGCGTGGCCAGCACCATGAATGGAAATTCCATCCTGTAGGTGGAGCCGTCCACGGTAACCTGTTGTTCTTCCATGACTTCAAAAAGGGCAGCCTGCGTCTTGGCCGGTGAACGGTTGATTTCGTCGATCAAAACGATATTTGAAAATACAGGCCCGCGGTTGAAGATGAATTCAGAATTTTTAAAGTTGAACACAGAAGTGCCGGTCACATCCGACGGCATCAGGTCAGGCGTAAACTGAATGCGGGAAAACTTAATGGAAAGCGTTTTTGCAAGCAGCTTTGCGACTAATGTTTTAGCAATTCCGGGAACACCTTCAATCAGCAAATGGCCGCCTGCAAATAATCCGGTGATGAGCAGCATGAGCAGATCATCCTGGCCCACAATAACTTTTTGAATTTCTGTACGGATATTTTTTACCGCATCACTTATTCTTTGCTGATCCGGATGATCGCCACGTGAGATACTGTCTTCATTTATTGGATCCATGTATTACCTGTTCATCGCAAAGTATCTAAAATTTTAAAAACAGCAGCGGTAAATATTACTACGACGCGGGCATGATGGTACCTGAGATAACTTCTGCAGAAAATCAAATAGAGCAGGATGTCATAAAAGCAAAACCGCCGTTATGTTGACGGCGGTTTGCAAATTACTTTAACAATTGGCTTTCTATTGAATAAGCATTTTCGCTGTCAGCTGCTGATGCGGTGAAATAAGTTTCACCACGTACATACCGTTTTCCAAACCAATCCGATCTAACTGAATGGAAGACCGGCCCTGAATTGTTTCACTAAAAACAATCCTGCCAGTAAGATCCATTATACAGATGTTTTCGAAGTTTCCTTTGAAGCTGATGTTGGTGAAATCATGGAATGGATTGGGGGCAACCTGCACTTCCACCGTATTTGCCAACGGCTCATGGATGGCAGAGATCGTTCCGGCGTTATACTGATCAATGACCGATTGAATGACATCGGAAAGAATCAGCCTGCCGGCGCCATTTTCATCCGCACCATTCATCGGATTGTAAATGTAAGCGAATTCGAGGCTGAGCACTTCCTGCGCCGCAAGGTTCAGTGGACCAGTTGATCCCACCATGCGAATATCAGTAGGATCAAGGCCGGCATTCCACCACCAGTTGGAGGGTTGCCCTGTAACCGATGAATCAGAAAACCCGGGAAAATAAAAATCCGCCAGGTTCGCACCTGCATAGCCTTCCGGATGGAGCGAGTCTACAGCCAGCGGAGAACCGTCTTTCCAGGTTGCATGCAGGTAGCCATAATAGTCTTCGCCGTTTTCAGGGTTGCCAAGCGGTGAAAAATCGTTGTGATAACCGATAGATTTTGAAAGCGGATGACTCAGCCATGTTGCTGAAAGCGCGGGCGGCGTGTCTTCATAATTAAAGGCGCAACCGGGCCCGTCAACAGCATCTGCATTGATGGCGAAAATGGAATTTTTGGCAACGTCTGTTCCAACATAATCATCTGAATAACAACCGAGATCAAAGTCATTCCACAACCCGACATATACATCATGATAGTTGTTGGCTGATTTATTTTTTAAGATGTAATTGAAAATAATGCAGTTGGAAAGCAATGGATTCGTTTCCTCGCTGTACGTATAGGCCATGCCATGTAATTCCACGCCAAGTGCGCTGGTTGCAGTTTCCGTATGTGGTAAAGCAAGGTCATTGAAAATAAAGTACACGGCCTGATCACCATAGATGGATGGATAATCTCCCGCTGCAGGTTCGTAAATACCATTGTTATTCAGATCGGCAAATGGCGCCATGATGGCATCGAATCCTGCAGGTCCGTTTCCCGGCCAGCCGGCTATACCGGAAGGCAGGGCATATCCGGCATCAGCATAATGATTCTTATGATACTCTATTTCCTTCTTCCCTACTTTCCACACCTGATCCCACGTTCCGGTATCACCTGCAACGCCGCTTAGGTTAATGGGTCCGGGGAAAAAATCATCACCTGCCTGGCGATAGGTAGATGCCGCCATGTGCAACTGCCCCTGATCATCGAGGCCGCCAATCCATAGATCTGCCGCAAAAGTTGCATGCACATTACTGCCTTTCGGTACTTCGAAGCCAGGCTGAATATTGACTGTGGTGCCTGCACCGTTGACATCAATCTTGCTGAACAGAAGGCCGTTGGAGTTGATGGTTGCGGCAATGTTGCCGGTATCAAGCACAGCGGAAGCATTGTAATGTAAGCCCTGTGCAAATAATTGCTGATGAAACACAATGCAGTAAAGGAGCAAGAGGGTTGTAAATACTTTCAAGGTTTTCATGATGGTTGATTTAGATGGTTAGCATTAATTACTGAACGAACCGGTTACCATCCATTGATGCATCAGTTGCCTGCAATGTTGCCTGCTGTTTTTCAGAATGAGAATTTTATGCCTGTATTAAAACCGAACTGATAAAGCTGCTGTGCTACCGGTGCGTCTTCACCGGTAATTGTTTTCAACTGCATTTGAAGATAAGGTTCTCCGAAAATACCTATGTGATCATTAAAGCGATATTCCGTTTCTATTCCACCATAATAGCTCAACGCGGCGCGGTAACGATAGTAAGAAGCATCCTTTTCGGGTAAAGTAACCGGTTCCAGTGTTTCCGGATTAATACCCGATCCTTTTTGTTGGAAGCTTACATTACATATGATCCCTGATTGCATACTGACCTGAAATTTTTGGAGATCAAAGGTGTAACCAATCAACATGGGAATATTCCAAAATGCATATTTGACAGATGATTGATACGATGCAATGGAATCGATGGTGGAAATAACAGTGTCGCTGTAAAAAACATTAACCGGATCTTTGAATGGCGACCAGATGGTGTAATAATAGGTGCTGTCAGTAATGATGGATACCTGCCAGTTTTTCTGGAGCGTAAATGCTGACTGTTGTGTTGAATAGAGCATGCCTGATTTCAAAAACAGTCCGCCATCAGTGTGCACGCTAACTCTTAATCCGGCAGTATATGCATGCTGCATGTGTTTGTTCCAATCAGTAAGCATTAATGAATCACCGGGCTGATCAGTCAGCTGCTGAAAAGAAAAGTCAGGAGAAAAGAGCACCTCCAGCGACCATTGTAAATTGCGGGAAGCAGGTGAAGTTTCGGTTGTGGCGGCTGATGCAGCATTGACCGCAGCTGTTTTTTCAGAAAGTATTGTTTCACTTGTGCTGGTTGCTTCGAAAAGGGATGCTGCATACAATGGTAACAGCGGGTTCAAATCAGATTCACGGGACGGGTGACCGGAGTTGAAACTTATGCTTTCCGGTAGCGCTGATGATGAAGGGAGATCATGGGCTGCAGTCGGCGAATGCTGCTGCACTGCAGAAGTTTGCTTTTCTTTTTCAGCAACCTTGGCAGTGTTGCGGAAACCTCCGGATGCAGCATCATCCGCGACATCGCTTATCTGTGGTGGATGGTTAGCCGATTTGCTTTTCACAACGGAATGTTTATCCCGATCGATGCTATTAGTTGGAGCCGGATCTTTTTCATTGCCGGAAGCAATGGGTTGAAAGGAAGAAACTTTATCTGGAGAAACAGGATTTGTTTCTTTTAAGGGAAGCGGTTCGCCGGTTGCAGAAGCTATATCACTTCCGGAAACCATACTTCCGGAATTCGTAAAAAGCGGATGATAAAAATAATGGCATGTGAATGGTATAAACAGCAGTAACAGCAGCCAGGAATACCTGCTGCTTCTACGGATGCCGGCCAGCCATTTCCGCTGCTGTCTTTTTTTGATAACATTATTAAAAAGGCCTGCGGGTACAGGAGATTCGTAGTCAGCCATTTTTTCACTGATCTTCTCCGGCCAGTTTTTGGATGGAATTTTCATGATATAGACACCTCCTTGTGACTGAGCTTTGTGCGAAGCGCTTTTCTTGCCTTAAAAAATTGTGTGCGTGATGTCGCTTCCGATATCTGCAGCATACCTGCAATTTCTCTGTGACTATATCCTTCCACAGCAAAAAGGTTAAAGACGATACGGTAACCTGCCGGTAACGATGCAATAATTTCAAGCAGCTCCCTGGCAGCGAATTGGCCGGTCAGCGATGCATCTTCAGCATCACTCTCCACGGTTTCCAATGATGCGGTTTCATATTTGATGTGTGATTTTCTGAGGTGAGACAATGAGGCATTCACGAATATCCTGCGCATCCACGCTTCAAACGCTCCATCGTTGCGAAATGCTGCGAGGTGATCGAATACGCTGATAAAACCTTCCTGCAATACATCTTCCGCATCCTGCCGGCTGCCGCAATAACGGATGCACAATGTCATCATCCGGCCAGCAAAGAGGTTGAATAACTCCTCCTGGCAGTTCCGGTCTTCTGCAAGACAACCTTTGATTATTTCATTCAATTCCAATGCGGCAGCGGTTCACTGAGGGCTGATGCATTAAGATAGCTAAATGTTGCCTGAGGGAATTATTTTTTTTCAACCAAAACGGATGGAAGGCGCAGATTCAACTGCAAGCTGTCTCAAAAAAGGCAATCAATGCGGTGATGCCGTATTTGTTTCGGCATCTGTCAATGAATGGAAGAGATCCTGATCCCTATGAATCAGGACAGGATGACTCCAGGTATTTTGAGATAGCTTCTAATCATGATGTGCTGCAAAAGGGAAACAGTCATTTACACGCCTGATAGAAATCGGCCAATGCAGCATGAAATGTGTACAGTTGTTCTTTACTGATTGCATGCATGTTTTCAATGGTTGTATAGTCTTCTGTCAATTGCCGGATCTTTGCGCTTTGCACCTGCGACTTTTCAGCAAGTTTCATCACAAAGTCTGCATCCATGTTTTTTGTTTGTATAGCATAACGCTGACGAATGAAAGCCAGGAACAGCTTCATTTTTTGCAGGGCAAGTGCACGGTGGTCCTGCTGTTGCAGGTAAAGACTGCCGATGGTTTGTATGAATTCAAGGGATGTATTGCTGCGTTGTTCAGCTATTGGAATAATGCGCTGATCGCGTCGTGCGCGGAAGAGCAGGAAGAGTGCAGCCATTGACAATAAGACATACCAGGCCCAGCGAAGGCCGGTTTGAGACAAAATGTAATGCAATGGCGTGTCGGTACCGGCGCGGTTGCCGGGAGCCGTTTGCGGCACCTTGCTGAATTCATCCCAGTAGATATTGGAAGCGGCCAGGTGAGAGAAAACTTTTTGTGCATGTTCCAGCGCTTCCGGCTGTAGGAGATAATAGTTGCAAAAGCAGATCGGTGTGGAATGCAGGTAAAAGTTGCCGGCGCCGTAAGGAACTTTAATATAGTTGAGGAAAGAATCATTCACCGTTGCCAGTGAAACATAAGCATCGCCACTTTCCTGCATTAATGAATCGGGAAAATAATTCCAGTTGTTCATGGCGCTCTTCCATTCAAAAACATAACCGAACCGGAAACCGTCTTGTTTGAACAAGGAGTGATGACTGAAGTTGATATGGATGAAGGAATCGGTGAGATAAGGTAAACGGCCACCTGAAAATTCTTCGAGGTGTATGATGCTGTCCAACAACTCACCGGGCAAAATCTCCGCGGCAATAAAAGCATCGTTGCCACGGAATACAAAATCGCGCAGGCGGCTGATATCATTTTCAGCAAGGTAAAGCTGAGCGCCGATAAAGATATAGCTGCTTTTTGCCGTATCCGTGAGCGGCAGTGTTGCTGCTGCTGATTGATGCATGGCTGTGAAAGTATATGCGGGAAAATAGTGTTGCAGCAATTGCGCGATCACACTTACGTCATAAGGTTGTTCTCCGTTTTCCCTGTACATGGCATACCAGTTCACCTGTTTCGCATCACGGAAACGGTACAATACGAAAGCAATCAGGATGCAAAAAGCAATCACTGCAATAATCCATGCTGCACGGTTGCTTTTCATGAAGTTGATTTAATGACAGCAAGCAGTTGATGGAACTGCTGTCGCAGCGCATCAAAGTGCTGTTCCGTTATTGGCAATTCGCCGTACCACACCTGTTCAAAAAGCAGTGTCGCTTCGCGGAAACTGCCATAGGCTGTGGTACTGTACAGTTCATGCACATAATCGAAATTTGTTTTTTCCTTTTGCCAGCGTATCAGCTGAGCGGCAGCTAATGCTTTAATGATCATCAGGTAATAGAGGCGCACTGCCAGCCTGAAATCACGTTGTTGAATGGCTTCCTGCA
It encodes:
- a CDS encoding DUF2715 domain-containing protein → MKIPSKNWPEKISEKMADYESPVPAGLFNNVIKKRQQRKWLAGIRRSSRYSWLLLLLFIPFTCHYFYHPLFTNSGSMVSGSDIASATGEPLPLKETNPVSPDKVSSFQPIASGNEKDPAPTNSIDRDKHSVVKSKSANHPPQISDVADDAASGGFRNTAKVAEKEKQTSAVQQHSPTAAHDLPSSSALPESISFNSGHPSRESDLNPLLPLYAASLFEATSTSETILSEKTAAVNAASAATTETSPASRNLQWSLEVLFSPDFSFQQLTDQPGDSLMLTDWNKHMQHAYTAGLRVSVHTDGGLFLKSGMLYSTQQSAFTLQKNWQVSIITDSTYYYTIWSPFKDPVNVFYSDTVISTIDSIASYQSSVKYAFWNIPMLIGYTFDLQKFQVSMQSGIICNVSFQQKGSGINPETLEPVTLPEKDASYYRYRAALSYYGGIETEYRFNDHIGIFGEPYLQMQLKTITGEDAPVAQQLYQFGFNTGIKFSF
- the paaC gene encoding phenylacetate-CoA oxygenase subunit PaaC, with product MNPLHELMLKMADDALVLGHRNSEWTGLGPILEEDIAFSSMAQDQIGHALSLYTILHEKAGFEEPDQMAFLRNAAGFRCCQLVELPIGEYDFSLARHFLFDHAAAIRFEMLSSSSYEALARLARKIKGELKYHVLHANSWITRLGHGTALSHTRMQSALNYAMPFALGLFETSDGEDELIAQDIFAGEKLLQQYWEERIRLQLKKAGLDFPEVKDDAIYYGGRQGKHTAFLPLLLAEMAEVIKLEEGVAW
- a CDS encoding nicotinate-nucleotide adenylyltransferase — its product is MTGLFFGSFNPIHTGHLIIAESLRQQAGLDKVWFVVSPQNPLKESGLLLPEKDRLHLLKIAIKSNKYFVASDIEFRLPKPSYTIHTLEMIARQYPRRKFALIMGSDNLHIFRLWKDYKKILDNYKVLVYDRQQPATPELIKHPNLMFFDAPYLAISSTMIRQQLTEGKSIRYLVPEKVAAYIQRHRLYSRKKRR
- a CDS encoding cold shock domain-containing protein; its protein translation is MKKGKVKFFNTTKGFGFINDSATGQDIFVHVTGLAQDIREGDEVVFEVTQGKKGLNAVNVRLA
- a CDS encoding DUF58 domain-containing protein; protein product: MMYLLRHLYLSNRLFIIAGATAALFSVSFFLPFLFVVAQLLLVLLAAITVADAALLFNPSVKMSGKRIMQKIFSLGDENSVVVALENNSTLSLRIRLIDELPEQFQRRDFSFHFNIVPGEKKHITYSLLPVTRGNYHFGDLNLLLTTGIGLCHRRLVIGASAEIHVYPSIVQMKRFELKAISTIATHEGIRKLRRIGHSYEFEEIKEYVRGDDHRSINWKASGRRHTMMVNRYADEKAQQVYVVIDRSRTMRMPFHGMSLLDYAVNTSLVMANLALRKSDKAGLMSFADKYQTFIKADRGRRQLQKILEALFAQREENMEANFELLYRSARYHMHGRSLVFLFTNFESRYALERVLPVLRRINRLHLLVVVFFQNAEVEDFSRKTVTAIDDIYEQTIAKQFLHEKMQLGTELQRYGIQSILSRPEELSVNTVNKYLEFKSRGLI
- a CDS encoding T9SS type A sorting domain-containing protein, coding for MKTLKVFTTLLLLYCIVFHQQLFAQGLHYNASAVLDTGNIAATINSNGLLFSKIDVNGAGTTVNIQPGFEVPKGSNVHATFAADLWIGGLDDQGQLHMAASTYRQAGDDFFPGPINLSGVAGDTGTWDQVWKVGKKEIEYHKNHYADAGYALPSGIAGWPGNGPAGFDAIMAPFADLNNNGIYEPAAGDYPSIYGDQAVYFIFNDLALPHTETATSALGVELHGMAYTYSEETNPLLSNCIIFNYILKNKSANNYHDVYVGLWNDFDLGCYSDDYVGTDVAKNSIFAINADAVDGPGCAFNYEDTPPALSATWLSHPLSKSIGYHNDFSPLGNPENGEDYYGYLHATWKDGSPLAVDSLHPEGYAGANLADFYFPGFSDSSVTGQPSNWWWNAGLDPTDIRMVGSTGPLNLAAQEVLSLEFAYIYNPMNGADENGAGRLILSDVIQSVIDQYNAGTISAIHEPLANTVEVQVAPNPFHDFTNISFKGNFENICIMDLTGRIVFSETIQGRSSIQLDRIGLENGMYVVKLISPHQQLTAKMLIQ
- a CDS encoding RNA polymerase sigma factor, which produces MMTLCIRYCGSRQDAEDVLQEGFISVFDHLAAFRNDGAFEAWMRRIFVNASLSHLRKSHIKYETASLETVESDAEDASLTGQFAARELLEIIASLPAGYRIVFNLFAVEGYSHREIAGMLQISEATSRTQFFKARKALRTKLSHKEVSIS
- the paaJ gene encoding phenylacetate-CoA oxygenase subunit PaaJ, whose amino-acid sequence is MVTAATTATGSIFSSLQEVMDPEIPVLSVVDLGIIEDIIVEEDSVTIMMLPTFTACPAIRLLQSQIQQKVMSLGYQDVQVKVDDSVTWNTDRITEKGKRSLAAFGLGTPLRHAGDFSLADIEYSACPHCGSGNTTMKSMFGSTLCRSMHYCFDCLQGFERFKPL
- a CDS encoding dihydrofolate reductase family protein; protein product: MRKIISFMHISLDGFAAGLNGEMDWIKVDDEIFQHVERRIGKGDTALYGRVTFQMMENYWPTAADKPAASRHDIEHAKWYGKVHKVVLSSTLTETGLTSTRIIGDNLSRNIQEIKQQAGEEILLFGSPTAAHSLMQEQLIDGYWLFVNPVILGQGIPLFKDIKDKINLQLISTHRFNCGVVELNYEVGNR
- a CDS encoding MoxR family ATPase; the protein is MDPINEDSISRGDHPDQQRISDAVKNIRTEIQKVIVGQDDLLMLLITGLFAGGHLLIEGVPGIAKTLVAKLLAKTLSIKFSRIQFTPDLMPSDVTGTSVFNFKNSEFIFNRGPVFSNIVLIDEINRSPAKTQAALFEVMEEQQVTVDGSTYRMEFPFMVLATQNPIEQEGTYKLPEAQLDRFLFRVKINYPSLEEETKIIALFKEDFSNRKSEEVQPVFSAADIAACRQLTERVHIKDELVAYIAQIVHQTRNHGDLFLGASPRASLAMLRSSKALAAIKGRDFVTPDDIRFVSYPVLNHRIILTPEREMEGMEVEEVISEIIRKIEVPR